One Candidatus Poribacteria bacterium genomic window, GATGACGTCGCGCCGGGCGTATTCGATCTGCGCCTCGCTGAAGTCGCCGGTATGTCCGATGAAGGATTCCTGCTCGACCTTAGAGATATCTTTCCCTGTATAGCGTTTGCTTACAGCCGCGAGTCCGTAGCCGCCTTCCGGCTTTCTACCATTCTGGAGCACCTGCTCGATGAGCATGGTATCGACCATGTTCTCCATGTCGATACGCCTCTGGGCGCTCAGCATCTTGTAGTCGAACTTGGCGTTATGGACGACCTTCGGCTTGTCGGATTCCAGCACCCTACGCAGAGGTTCCAGCGACGTCTTCCGCGCGTCGATGACGAACTGTTCCTGGAGGTTGCCGATCTGGAAGAGCAAGAGGTCGGAACTGAGCGGATCTAGCCCCGTCGTTTCGGTGTCTACGGCGATGACCGGCATCGCCTCGACGCGGGGAACGATCCTCTCGACTTCTTCGGGCGTGGTCAGGAGCATGGAACACCTCGGCGTGCCCGGGCGACGCCTGGGCGTCGCGTCATGTAGGGAGATCGGGATATCTCACGCGATGGGCGCAACGCACTCCTGAAGTGCATCGCCGGGCCGACGATCGGCACAGCGCCCGGATTCTGGCGTTCCGGGACAGGTCACGCTCATCCATTTTACCGCGCAGGGACGCCGTACGCAAGCGATGTTTCCGGCCGAGGCTGGTAGGATAAAATGCCGGTCGTGGCGCGGATTCAGGCGGATTGACGGGCTGACTGCGACTGTTCTTCGGACTCGACGAGTCGCCGCAGACGCTTCAGAACTTCGACTTCGATTTGGCGGACCCGCTCTCGGGTCATGTCGAACTCCTGCCCGATCTCGCGCAGTGTGTGCTCCTCGTGATTGTCCAGTCCGTAGCGCCGCAGGATCATCTGCCGCTCCTTCTCCGACAGGACGCGGAGCATCCGCTGAATGTCTTCCGACTGGATGATCTCGTAGAGCGGGTCTTCCTGAGGTCCGTGGTCGTCCCGGATGAAGTCGCGGAGTGGAGGCGAGTTCGGTGAATCGTCGATGGGCACTTCCAGCGAGAGGAGCTCCGACGGGATCGTCATGAGCTCGCGCACTTCGTCCTCGGTGAGGTCGAGCTCGTCGGCGATCTCCGCGACAGACGGGTCGCGTTCCAGGCTCTGCCGAAGAATCGACGTTGCCCGTTCCAGACGGGATACCTTGGCGACGACGTACGTCGGCAGGCGAATGACGCGCGAGTAGTTGTCCAATGCCCGCAGAACCGATTGGCGGATCCACCAGATCGCGTACGTGCTGAACTTGTATCCGAGGCGGTAGTCGAACTTCTCGACAGCGCGGAGGAGCCCGATGTTGCCCTCTTGGATCAGGTCCGCCAGGGGGACGTTGTACCCGCCGTATTTCGCCGCGATGCTGACGACCAGACGCAGGTTGCAGCGCACCAACTCATCGCGCGCGCTGGCGTCTCCGGCTTCGATCCGCTGGGCGAGATCGACCTCCTCCTGTTGAGTCAGGAGCCGCGTCTTGGTGATCGTGGACATCCACATGCGGAGAGCGTCGAAGCTGCCTTCGGGGGGATTCGTGCCGGCAGGCGCGCGCAGGGCGCTGCGAGGCGTCTCGCCGCCGTTCGAGGCTGCAGCGCGCTTGCCCGTGGTTCGTCGCTTCTCGGCTGCGTTCGGCATCTTCGGCGTGTCCGTCGTCGAGTTCTGCGCGAGTCTGTGCTGTGTCTAACGTCGAGCGGCGCAGAACCGTTCCGCCATCGCGGTTCCGCCTGCCGTCGCGAGCGGGTCGGGCGGGTCGAAGCGTTCGCGGGCAGGCTGCCAGGCGGACCCTGGGCTCAGGCTAGCGGTATCGCGCGGGGAGCTCTGCACACCGGCAGGAGTCGTGTCACGCCGCGACCGACGCCGCCAATCGGGAGCCGACCGTCTGGGCCCATAGGATCGTGAGCCAGACCCGCGATGTCAAGCCACGCGCTCGATTCCTGCTTCCGCGTCGCCACAGCGTCGTGTAAGATCGCCGCGACGGACACACTCGGAAGGAACGCCTGTGAAACCGCTCCGGTTCGGCATGGTGGGCTGCGGGCAGATCAGCGACCGCTTCTTCAAGATGGCGCAGGGCATCGAGGGAGCCGACTTCGTCGCGACCTGCGCCCGCCACCTGGAGAGCGCCCAGCGCAAGGGACTCGAATACGGCGTCGACGCCCACTTCGACAGCCACGAACGGATGATGGACGACGTGGAGCTCGACGGCGTGTTCGTCACGACGCCCCACTCCGTCCACGCCGAAGTCGCCCTCGCCGCGTTCGAGCGCGGACTCCACGTCCTCAACGAGAAGCCCATGGCGACCTCGCTGGACGACTGCCAGGCAATGGTCGATGGGGCTGACGCGGCGGGCGTCGTCTTCATGTCGCTCCCGTACGACGTGAGCTCGACGATGGTGACCGCCCAATCGCTGCTCAAGCCGGAGTACATCGGCAAGATCACGGGCGCCGAGGCGTGTCTGAACATCCCGGGTCCCCCGCGCGACAACTGGTACTACCAACGAGCCATCTCCCACGGCGGCGCGATGCTCGACACGCTCGTCTACCCCGCCAGCCGGGTCGTGAGCCTGATCGGCGGAGCCCGGCGCGTGACGGGACTGGTCGGGAACCTGATCCCCAACCGCATCGTCGCCGACGGGAAGCGCATCCGCTCCGACGTGGACGATGTCGTCACGCTCGTGGCGGAGTACGAGCACGGGCAGCACGCCGTCATCCA contains:
- a CDS encoding RNA polymerase sigma factor RpoD/SigA yields the protein MPNAAEKRRTTGKRAAASNGGETPRSALRAPAGTNPPEGSFDALRMWMSTITKTRLLTQQEEVDLAQRIEAGDASARDELVRCNLRLVVSIAAKYGGYNVPLADLIQEGNIGLLRAVEKFDYRLGYKFSTYAIWWIRQSVLRALDNYSRVIRLPTYVVAKVSRLERATSILRQSLERDPSVAEIADELDLTEDEVRELMTIPSELLSLEVPIDDSPNSPPLRDFIRDDHGPQEDPLYEIIQSEDIQRMLRVLSEKERQMILRRYGLDNHEEHTLREIGQEFDMTRERVRQIEVEVLKRLRRLVESEEQSQSARQSA
- a CDS encoding Gfo/Idh/MocA family oxidoreductase, with translation MKPLRFGMVGCGQISDRFFKMAQGIEGADFVATCARHLESAQRKGLEYGVDAHFDSHERMMDDVELDGVFVTTPHSVHAEVALAAFERGLHVLNEKPMATSLDDCQAMVDGADAAGVVFMSLPYDVSSTMVTAQSLLKPEYIGKITGAEACLNIPGPPRDNWYYQRAISHGGAMLDTLVYPASRVVSLIGGARRVTGLVGNLIPNRIVADGKRIRSDVDDVVTLVAEYEHGQHAVIQSLWATSYGENSTAVYGREGTVVLAPDGRVILQRRDGTCPIPDAKPTEWRGWSGCFEIPRSSVSENMTQHFVRCIREGVEPTCSGKRILHVHEIMFHGYESAETGATLDLTTPYEPWHDLDPRLFDTRSEHI